In Mycobacterium sp. 050128, one genomic interval encodes:
- the trpS gene encoding tryptophan--tRNA ligase produces the protein MSTTTGPSRIFSGVQPTSDSLHLGNALGAITQWVGLQDDHPDEYEAFFCVVDLHAITVAQDPEALRRRTLVTAAQYLALGIDPARSTVFVQSQVPAHTQLAWVLGCFTGFGQASRMTQFKDKSQRQGTDSATVGLFTYPVLQAADVLAYDTDLVPVGEDQRQHLELARDIAERFNSRFPDTFVVPDMLIPKATAKIYDLADPTSKMSKSAATDAGLINLLDDPALSAKKIRSAVTDSEREIRFDVEVKPGVSNLLTIQSAVTGVDIDKLVDGYSGRGYGDLKKETAEAVVEFVTPIKARVDELTSDLAELEAVLAAGAQRADEVAGKTIQRVYDRLGFLPRRR, from the coding sequence ATGAGCACCACTACCGGACCCAGCCGGATCTTCTCCGGCGTGCAGCCCACGTCTGACTCGCTTCACCTCGGCAACGCGCTGGGCGCGATCACCCAGTGGGTGGGCCTGCAGGACGACCACCCCGACGAATACGAAGCCTTCTTCTGCGTGGTCGACCTGCACGCGATCACCGTCGCGCAGGACCCCGAGGCGCTGCGCCGCCGGACCCTGGTCACCGCCGCCCAGTACCTGGCGCTGGGGATCGACCCCGCCCGCAGCACCGTCTTCGTGCAAAGCCAGGTGCCCGCCCACACGCAGCTGGCCTGGGTGCTGGGCTGCTTCACCGGCTTCGGGCAGGCATCGCGGATGACGCAGTTCAAGGACAAGTCGCAGCGGCAGGGCACCGATTCGGCCACCGTGGGGCTGTTCACCTATCCGGTGCTGCAGGCCGCCGACGTGCTGGCCTACGACACCGATCTGGTCCCGGTGGGTGAGGACCAGCGCCAGCACCTCGAGCTGGCGCGTGACATCGCCGAGCGGTTCAACAGCCGCTTCCCGGACACCTTCGTGGTTCCCGACATGCTCATCCCGAAGGCCACCGCCAAGATCTACGACCTGGCCGACCCGACGTCGAAGATGAGTAAGTCGGCGGCCACCGATGCCGGCTTGATCAACCTGCTCGACGATCCGGCGTTGTCCGCCAAGAAGATCCGCTCGGCCGTGACCGACAGCGAACGCGAGATCCGCTTTGATGTCGAGGTCAAGCCGGGCGTATCGAATCTGCTGACCATCCAATCGGCGGTCACCGGAGTCGACATCGACAAGCTTGTCGACGGCTACTCCGGGCGCGGCTACGGCGATCTGAAGAAGGAGACCGCCGAGGCCGTCGTCGAATTCGTCACCCCGATCAAGGCCCGCGTCGACGAATTGACGTCGGATTTGGCCGAATTGGAGGCCGTGTTGGCGGCAGGCGCGCAGCGTGCCGACGAAGTGGCCGGAAAAACGATCCAGCGGGTCTACGATCGGCTGGGGTTTCTTCCGCGACGGAGGTAG
- a CDS encoding alpha/beta fold hydrolase, with protein MTTRDPIHLGSGEPVLLLHPFLLSQTVWEDVARQLADTGRYEVFAPTMAGHNGGPSAGTWFLSSSVLADHVEQQMDELGWETAHIVGNSLGGWVAFELERRGRARSVTGIAPAGGWTRWAPAKFEVIAKFILGIPLLVAAWAFGPRVLHLPFSRQLATYAISAKPDGVSERQLSAIIDDVAHCPAYFQLLVKATLLHGLREVAQNAVPAHLVVCEKDRILPAPRFSRHFTNQLPKDSHQVTKLDGVGHVPMFEAPERVTKVITGFLEECSRADSRTQQSTG; from the coding sequence ATGACGACTCGCGATCCGATCCACCTGGGTTCTGGGGAGCCGGTCCTACTGCTGCATCCGTTCCTGCTTTCCCAGACGGTCTGGGAGGACGTCGCGCGGCAGCTGGCGGACACCGGCCGCTACGAGGTATTCGCCCCGACCATGGCAGGTCACAACGGTGGACCGTCGGCCGGGACCTGGTTTCTCAGCTCGTCGGTGCTCGCCGACCACGTCGAGCAGCAGATGGACGAGCTGGGCTGGGAAACCGCACATATCGTGGGCAACTCGCTGGGCGGCTGGGTCGCGTTCGAGCTCGAGCGGCGCGGGCGCGCGCGCAGCGTCACCGGCATCGCCCCGGCCGGCGGATGGACGCGCTGGGCCCCGGCGAAGTTCGAGGTCATCGCCAAGTTCATCCTCGGCATCCCGCTGCTGGTGGCCGCCTGGGCGTTCGGGCCGCGCGTGCTGCACCTACCGTTCAGCCGGCAGTTGGCCACCTACGCGATCAGCGCCAAACCGGACGGCGTCAGCGAGCGCCAGCTGTCCGCCATTATCGACGACGTCGCGCACTGCCCCGCCTACTTCCAGCTGCTGGTCAAGGCGACGCTGCTGCACGGCCTGCGGGAGGTCGCCCAGAACGCCGTTCCGGCCCACCTGGTGGTCTGCGAAAAGGACCGGATCCTGCCCGCACCCAGGTTCAGCCGGCACTTCACCAACCAGCTGCCCAAGGACAGTCACCAGGTCACCAAGCTCGACGGCGTCGGGCATGTCCCGATGTTCGAGGCGCCCGAACGCGTGACCAAGGTGATCACCGGATTCCTCGAGGAGTGCAGCCGGGCGGACTCGCGCACGCAGCAATCCACCGGCTAG
- the nagA gene encoding N-acetylglucosamine-6-phosphate deacetylase, with translation MHLIRAGAVILDGQVCRPGWLQIDGARILSCGAGAPPGQPDRDFPDCLVVPGFIDMHVHGGGGASYLDAEHIAEAAQFHQRHGTTTTLASVVTTSPDKLIAAVRALAEATRSGVVAGIHLEGPWLSTARCGAHDPTQMRDPEPAEIDDVLAAGEGTIRMVTLAPERSGASEAIRRFLDAGVVVAVGHTDATYERTRQAIALGATVGTHLFNAMPPLHHRAPGPALALLEHPDVIVELIPDGVHVHPAAVHAVVRAAGPARVAVITDAIAAAGCHDGAYQLGAVRIDVESGVARVHATSTIAGSTATMDRLFGTVSRLGPDADAALVAAAQMTSATPARALGLERVGTLEAGFDADLVVLDRDLRVTAVMAQGVWR, from the coding sequence GTGCACCTGATCCGGGCGGGCGCCGTCATCCTCGACGGCCAGGTCTGCCGGCCGGGATGGCTACAGATCGACGGTGCCCGGATTCTGTCCTGCGGGGCCGGTGCGCCCCCCGGGCAGCCCGACCGAGATTTCCCGGATTGCCTTGTGGTGCCCGGATTTATCGACATGCACGTGCACGGCGGTGGTGGGGCCTCTTACCTGGACGCCGAGCACATCGCCGAAGCCGCGCAGTTCCACCAGCGTCACGGCACCACCACGACACTGGCCAGTGTGGTCACCACCTCGCCCGACAAGCTGATCGCGGCAGTGCGCGCGCTGGCCGAGGCCACCCGATCCGGCGTCGTCGCGGGCATCCACCTGGAGGGGCCGTGGCTGTCGACGGCACGATGCGGAGCCCACGATCCGACCCAGATGCGCGATCCCGAGCCCGCCGAGATCGACGACGTCCTGGCCGCCGGTGAGGGCACCATCCGGATGGTCACGCTGGCACCGGAGCGGTCCGGCGCCAGCGAGGCGATTCGGCGCTTTCTGGACGCGGGTGTTGTTGTCGCCGTGGGGCATACCGACGCGACGTATGAGCGCACCCGACAGGCGATCGCCCTGGGCGCCACGGTCGGCACGCATCTGTTCAACGCGATGCCGCCGCTGCACCACCGCGCGCCCGGGCCGGCCCTCGCGCTGCTGGAACATCCCGATGTGATCGTCGAGCTGATCCCCGACGGTGTGCACGTGCACCCGGCCGCGGTGCACGCGGTCGTCCGGGCGGCCGGGCCCGCGCGGGTCGCCGTCATCACCGACGCCATCGCCGCCGCCGGATGTCACGACGGCGCATACCAGCTCGGCGCGGTGCGCATCGACGTGGAGTCGGGCGTGGCCCGGGTGCACGCAACGTCGACGATCGCCGGCAGCACCGCGACGATGGACCGGCTGTTCGGCACGGTTTCGCGGCTCGGCCCGGACGCCGATGCCGCGCTGGTAGCCGCGGCGCAGATGACCTCCGCGACACCGGCGCGAGCGCTCGGGCTCGAGCGGGTGGGGACGCTGGAGGCCGGCTTCGACGCCGATCTCGTGGTGCTGGATCGCGATTTGCGCGTCACGGCCGTCATGGCGCAGGGCGTCTGGCGTTAA
- the yhjD gene encoding inner membrane protein YhjD — MDEPAKPGILDRLRARFGWLDHLLRAYKHFDQRNGGFLAAGLTYYTIFALFPLLMVSFAVVGFILARDPKLLGTIDGHIRDAVSGTLGQQLVDLMNSAINARASVGVIGLATAAWAGLGWMSHTRAAVTEMWWDEPIQSPGFLRDKLSDLVAMVSTFVVILATVALTALGHAAPMRAVLKWLGVPDFSIFGEIFRFLSILVSLLVSWMLFTWMIGRLPRHKVNLPNSARAGLLAAIGFELFKLVASIYLSVVLRSPAGATFGPVLGLMVFSYITGYLVLFATAWAATLSNDPRSKYAPPPAPAIIAPRVLLDEGISTRQTLTAMAMGAVGVLAFSRLTRWRR, encoded by the coding sequence ATGGACGAGCCGGCCAAGCCTGGAATCCTTGACCGGTTGCGGGCCCGGTTCGGATGGCTCGACCATTTGCTGCGTGCCTACAAACATTTCGACCAGCGCAACGGCGGCTTCTTGGCGGCCGGGCTCACCTACTACACGATCTTCGCGCTATTCCCTTTGCTGATGGTCAGTTTCGCGGTCGTCGGTTTCATACTGGCCCGAGATCCAAAGTTGCTCGGCACCATCGACGGCCATATCCGCGACGCGGTCTCGGGCACACTCGGACAGCAGCTGGTGGACTTGATGAACTCGGCGATCAACGCGCGCGCATCGGTCGGTGTGATCGGTCTGGCCACCGCTGCGTGGGCCGGTCTGGGCTGGATGTCGCACACGCGCGCGGCGGTGACCGAGATGTGGTGGGACGAACCGATCCAGTCGCCGGGCTTCCTGCGCGACAAGCTGTCCGATCTGGTCGCGATGGTGTCGACGTTCGTGGTCATCCTCGCGACCGTAGCGCTCACCGCACTAGGGCACGCGGCGCCGATGCGCGCGGTATTGAAATGGCTTGGCGTACCGGATTTCTCGATATTCGGCGAGATCTTCCGGTTCCTCTCGATACTGGTGTCGCTGCTGGTGTCGTGGATGCTGTTCACCTGGATGATCGGCCGGCTGCCGCGACACAAGGTCAACTTGCCCAACTCGGCGCGCGCCGGCCTACTCGCGGCGATCGGCTTCGAGCTGTTCAAACTGGTGGCCTCGATCTACTTGAGCGTCGTGCTGCGCAGCCCGGCGGGTGCGACGTTCGGGCCGGTGCTGGGCTTGATGGTGTTCTCCTACATCACCGGGTATCTCGTGCTCTTCGCCACGGCCTGGGCGGCCACGCTTTCCAACGACCCGCGCAGCAAGTACGCTCCGCCGCCGGCGCCCGCGATCATCGCTCCGCGCGTCCTGCTCGACGAGGGGATCAGCACCCGGCAGACGCTGACCGCGATGGCGATGGGAGCCGTTGGTGTGCTGGCCTTTTCCCGGCTGACCCGGTGGCGGCGTTAA